The Halotia branconii CENA392 region CAATGAACTTATAATGATAGGACGCAAGAAAATAGTTTTTGATATTTTGATTTTACTGGCGATCGCATGGTTTATGCCTAATGTCCAAGAATGGATGAGTAAGTATGAACCTGTATTAAACTATGATAAAGTCAAAAGATTATCTTCTAATAACATTGTTTGGTCTAGACTACAATGGCAGCCTAATCAAATATATGCTGTAGTGACTTCAGGCTTAACTGTAATTGCATTTTTGCACCTTGCCAAAGTTAGTGAATTTTTGTACTTTGACTTCTAGGATAATCAAAACTGATGCTTGGTTATTTTAAAACGTATTTTACTGTAGTAGGTGTGCTTCTTTCGTCTGTTGGAGCAATTAACTTAGCAATTGACCCACTTTGGTATTTCAACGGCAATAAATTAACACATGTAAATAGAGCTTTTAATGAAAGACTTACTAAGACTAACCTACTTTTACATAGTAATAGACAGAAATATGATTGCCTGATATTTGGTAGTTCTCGTGTAACTTTATTAAATAGTAAATTATTTAAAAATAATCATTGTTTCAATTATTCTTTTAGTGCTGGAAGAGCTGAAGAGTTTGCCAAATATGCTGCATACGCTAAGAATAAAGGTGTGAACCCTAAAACAGTATATGTAGGTATAGACGCATTTAATTTTATTATAGATGATAGGCCACTAAAACAAAATGTTGAGGTGGCAGAGCCAAAACCTATTTATCAATCTTATTTATTGTCTTTTGAAACTTTGGAGTTTTCTTTAAAAACAATTGCTGGAATTTGGAATACTTCAGAGGTTAGATTTTATGATCAATTTTTCCAGGGTAGAGTTAGTAAGCATACCTCACATTATAAACCCAAATTTTCCGATAAAAGCTATAAACAGAAGTGCGAATTTTCTCGCATACCTTATTACACAAAAATACAACAAATATTTCCAAATGCTAAAATTATCAGTTATGTACCACCCATTTCAGCTTGGAAGGTTTTTAATGATAGTTATGCTCGTGGTTTGTTGGACTGTCAGTTAGCAGGAATTTATCAAGTAGCAAAGAGCTTTGATGTTACATACGATTTCTCATATCCTTCTAAGCTAACAACAAGAACAGATAATACTTATGACGGTAGTCATTACTATCCCAATGTAAACGACCAAATAGCAAAAGTTTTGGAAGGGGAACAAACAAATCTTGGCATTCGTGTTAATCAGTATAGTTTAAATGAATATCAGCAGTTTCATAGAACTAAACTAAAAGAGTTTTTGCAAAAGCAAGGTGAAGAAAGCCGTTGGTAAAAAGACTATTGCATAAATATTAATATTGCCAGCATTTCAATTGCCAACCGAAACCTGCCACAGCAACAGCAGCAAGATAATTCTCAGCAGGTACTATTTCTAAAAGACTCCAGTCTTTGATTGTCTGCAACCTAGCTGGTTCTGTAGGAGTTAGTACTATTTCAATTTTTTCTAATTGCGCTATTCCTTCGCCAGTGGCTTTTAAGTAAGCTTCCTTGCAAGTCCAGTAACGGAAAAATATTTCTTGCTTTTGCTCAGCAGGAAGCGATCGCATGAGATCATATTCTCTAGGTAAAAAGAATCTTTGCGCCAAAGCCTCCACATCAGACATCGGGCGGATATATTCTAAATCTACACCGATTAGGCGATCGCAATTCACCGCACACAGAGCTAACCCTTGCGAGTGAGACAAGTTAAAAAATAGTCCAGTACTAGCCAAAGTATCTGCTAATACTGGCTTTCCACGGTGTTGATAATCAAACTGTACTTGTTGCGGCTCGATACCTAAATAGCTACCCAATATCTGGCGAAGGATTCCGCGACCTGCAATAAAACGCTGGCGATGTTCTTGAAAATGAAACCTGTGAGCGCGAGTTAGTTCATCACTAGAAAGAGTTGCGGCCAAATTCTCTAGCTGTGCTTCAGGTCGGTCAAGTTCAATTCGCCAGATATGAACATCATTCGGTAATAAAGTTAAATCTGTTGGTGCAGACAGCCACATACAATTAAGACCACTCATTACTAAAACTGGAGGCTAGGGAGCAAGGGAAGCAGGGGAGCAGAAGAAGCAGGGGAGCAAAAGAAGCAGGGGAGCAGGGAGCAGGGAGCAGGGAGACAAGGAGAAAGAGGTAATTTTTCTTCATCCCCCAATCACTGAGCGCAGCCGAAGTGTGCGCCCTCCTGCCCCTTGTCCTCTTCTCCATGCCCCATTTCCAATCCTTTTTATAATTTCAAAAATTAGCCATTTTGGCACACCTTTTTTTGCCAAGACAGCTATGCTTTGGAAGTGGGATACATTTCATGTAAAAAGTATTGGAAAACATAATCCCTCAGTTAACCACTGAGGGATTTTTCGCTATGCAGCAGGGGTATAAGTCTAGTACAGCCAAAAATCTCAGCAAGATAGTCCTTTAGTTTGAGAAACTTCTTCATCTAAGTTTTAACTGTAATCAATTTTGCTTGACTTATCTCCACGCTTCAGTTAGATAAACTTTTTATCTGCCTAGTCCGTTGTTTGCGATTGAGTATACACATCATTAAAGTTAGCAAGACTATAGCTTTGAGTGCTGATGGTTCCATTACTCTCTTGACTTCGGGTGGTGGAGGAGGAACATTGTTGTCACACGGAACTCCGACGACTTGGCCATTCCCACCAGGAGTAAGATCACACTCAGGGGGATTAGGGTTAGGGCTAGGAGGTGGAACGATAACACCAGGAGGTATGTCTCCTCCAGGAGGAATGGGCTGACTTGAAGAACTATCTCCATTATCTCCACCTCCAAGGCTTAATAGCAGTGCTAAAAGACCAAGACCTCCAAGTACTGGTAAAACTGGAAAACCAGCACCTCCGGCGGGTTGGATAAAATCTTCAAAAGCTAAAGGAGTATCTGGGGGTGCAACTACATCTACTCCCTCTGAGAATATTGGATTGATGCTGATGACTTCTCCTGGTAGCGGTATCCCCTCCGCTATTTGGTCTGGAGGATTGATTGGCACACGTCCGAACTCGCCGCCAACAATAGAGGTTGGTGAGTATGGAAAGGAAAATATTTTCAAAATGCTGTTTTGCAGTCCCTGCTCATTTCCAGCGTTTAACGCCCGTAAACCGCTAGAGATGGTATTGAAATAATATTGCCTCATATCTGGAGGCAAATCTAAAGAGTCAATCTGCTGCTTGAGGTTAGGAACTTTTGCCACCTCATTTAAAAGCACACGACCATAAGAATATTTCAAGTCGAGCAAACCATCACGGGGACTGAGTGAATTACTATTTCTTGATAATGGGGCCCAAGCGAAATTCTTAGTTACAGTTCCTAAACCTTGTACAGGACTGCGACTTACAGACTGCCCAAGAACATATTGATACCTATCTACAATTGAGGGAGACGGTTCTTGCCAAAACGAAGCGTAGGGAATTTGATCAAGATTAGGATCATTACCGTAAAAAGTAGCGAAATTACTGTAGTTTTGTTGCCCACCAGCCGCACGTATTAACATTTCCTGGTAGCTAGGGCCGCCATTAGAACTAATTATTCGCTCTAATACTGTTCCAGTTTTGTTACAACTTAGACCATATCCTACACTACATCCAGGGATAACTCGTATCTGGCGTAGATCATTGTTATGTTCTAGTTGATACCGAAGATACTCTGGCTCCTGTCCTGGGGGAATACGATAACGCCCACCAACATCCAGCCCGACTGGTTGTGCAGTAGCAGCTTGACACGCAGAAAATGCCACCGCAACAGACGAAAATAAAATTGTAATATTTTGAACAGTTGACTTCAACAAGATGCACCTCAGATAAACGAAATAAGAAGTTTCCTGCCCATGATTAACAATGGGGCATGATTTATCGATTTTGTTTTAAAGAATTTCTTAAAGATGATGGGAATTTTCTTTTTACAGAATTGGAACTTAAGCTATTGGGCGATTGAATATTGATTGTAATTGCTGTACCTTTAAGTTCTCCTGTTGGGAGTGTGTGGTATAAAAGTAATGCTCGGTTAGGTTGATCAAAGAGAAAGCCACGCCGTGACGGTTGTATTTTTCCTTCTTTAACTAGAGCAACAAAGCTTTCCAAATATCTACGTATACTTTGAAGGTTTTCTGGAGTAGTATTCATGTGACGCTCAACAAGGGTCATAAAGAACTCAACACTACGTTCTTCTTGTCCCTTAATTAAACTTCCGTTATCAAGAAAAGAACTTCCTATGAGTTTTCCATCAAGCTCTTGAACTTTAAAAAGGGTATAGTAACGTCCATCTTTTTTAGGATCATTTACATAACAAACCCAACCACCACCTTGGCTCTGGGTAAAACCTTCTTGAGCGAGGTAAGAAAGCAAAGAATTACCTTGCTGACTTTGTTGGGGTGGAGGTAACAAATCCTCAACCGGATCTAAAGAGCAAATTCTTTGAGTTGTTCCTTGGGGAGGTTCAACAGGAATTTCTTGTTGTTGAGTTGTTCCTTGGGGAGGTTCGACAGGAATTTCTTGTTGTTGTGTTGTTCCTTGGGGAGGTTCGACAGGAATTTCTTGTTGTTGTGTTGTTCCTTGGGGAGGTTCAACAGGAATTTCTTGGGCGTAGACTCGTAGCGGTTTATAATAAGATATCGCAACACTAAACATTGCAGCGATCGCAAATACTTGGGGAGCAAATTTTCTAAACAAATTTATATTCATCTTTTTAACTTTTCAGACATCCTCTAAGGTTTGAATATATACCATAAAGTGAGAGTGACACTCAACTTGTTTTGTCTCATCAGTAATTTCACTACTTGGTCACACAAACAACAAGTTTTTATAAAGTACGAAGGCAATAAAGAACTAAGTAGATCAGCGTAAATAATTCTCTTTGAGATAAGACAGGGGGCAGCGGGAGAAAGAGTTTGAGCTTTGTTTACTTTTCTTCACACAGTTTGTTTTTTTTGTGCCAACTTACTTACACTCAAAAACTACGTAACTTTATTTAAAAACTGTTTTATTAGTTACAAAAATATCTTTTGTGTACTGCACCTTGATGTATGGAATTAATTAAGCTTTCAACAAGCTATTTGCTTGACAGTAAATTGGTAACTCTCGGTTTGCCATTTGAGTTGTCAAAAATTATTCTTCAGTGGACTGACTTTACCATTGGGCAATGACCAGGAAAATGTTGTATGGGCAACTTTAAAAATTGAACACTACTTAATGTCCAATGATTCAAGCCAAATCATCCGCAAATGAGATTGTGACGACGATTTATGGCAAGATAACTAGGGCTGGCTACGCGATCGCATCTAAATTACACGCTTGCAAACAGTTCCATCAATAGTTACACTTTTTAAAACATTCTCATTTTTGTTTGGTAATTGCATGAACGCCTCAAAGGTTGTTTCCGTAAGAGTAGTGCCTCCTAACGTCTAAACGCCTAACTAGGTGTTTACCAGTTTCCTTAGGAAAAGGGAGGCGTTTTCCCCAAGAAAACCTCTCGGCAGTTATACGGGCGATCGCTACTCTATAAGGTAAAGCTACTAAAGCGTATCAGCATGGTCAAACTACCCACACTGTCTAACTTAATCAGACTTCGCTGTGGTAAAACTCAAGACCTTGGCAATAACAAAAACTCAGAGAACTTTTTGAGGGGCAAAAGCCACTCAGAAATCTCGGTAAGAAAATTGCTTTGTAAACATAACTCTATCAAGGAGGAGCGTAGTCGATGGGACTACCCTGGTACCGAGTACATACAGTCGTTCTGAACGATCCAGGGCGACTGATTTCTGTACACTTGATGCATACAGCCTTGGTGGCAGGCTGGGCTGGTTCAATGGCATTGTACGAACTAGCTATTTATGACCCCAGCGATCCGGTTCTTAACCCGATGTGGCGGCAGGGGATGTTCGTTCTACCCTTCATGTCACGTTTAGGCGTTACTCAATCTTGGGGTGGTTGGAGCGTAACTAGTGCAACTGCAACCGACCCTGGCTTCTGGTCATTTGAAGGTGTAGCCGCAGCTCACATTGTTCTTTCTGGTTTGTTGTTCCTAGCTGCCGTTTGGCACTGGGTTTATTGGGATTTGGAACTCTTTAGAGATCCTCGTAGTGGTGAACCTGCTTTAGACTTGCCAAAAATGTTTGGCATTCACCTGTTCTTATCTGGTCTACTTTGTTTTGGTTTTGGTGCTTTTCACCTCACTGGGCTATTTGGGCCAGGGATGTGGATTTCTGACCCCTACGGCATCACTGGCAGTGTCCAGGCAGTAGCACCAGAATGGGGGCCGGCCGGGTTTAACCCATATAACCCTGGTGGTGTTGCTGCTCACCACATTGCTGCCGGCGTTGTTGGCATTATTGCTGGTTTATTCCATCTCACAGTCCGACCACCCGAACGGCTTTACAAAGCCCTGCGGATGGGTAACATTGAAACCGTACTTTCTAGTAGTATTGCTGCGGTGTTCTTTGCTGCCTTCGTCGTCGCTGGTACGATGTGGTACGGTAGCGCAACAACACCAATTGAACTGTTTGGCCCTACCCGCTATCAATGGGATCAAAACTACTTTGCTCAAGAGATTAATCGCCGCGTGCAATCTAATGTTGCTAGTGGTGACAGCCTTTCTGAAGCTTGGTCAAAAATTCCTGAAAAACTCGCTTTTTATGATTATGTCGGCAATAGCCCCGCAAAAGGCGGTCTATTCCGTACAGGGCCAATGGTCAAAGGTGATGGCATTGCCCAATCTTGGCAAGGTCACGCTGTATTTACAGATGCTGAAGGACGGGAATTGACAGTACGTCGTCTCCCCAACTTCTTTGAAACCTTCCCAGTGCTTTTGACTGACGCTGATGGAGTTATCCGTGCTGATATTCCCTTCCGTCGCGCAGAATCTAAATACAGTTTTGAACAAACTGGTGTCACCGTCAGCTTCTATGGTGGCAACTTAGATGGCAAAACCATTACAAATCCAGCTGATGTGAAGAAATATGCCCGTAAAGCTCAAGGTGGTGAAATCTTTGAATTTGACCGAGAAACTTTGAACTCTGACGGTGTATTCCGCACCAGTCCCAGAGGTTGGTTTACCTTTGGACACGCTGTATTCGCTCTATTATTCTTCTTTGGTCATCTCTGGCATGGTTCTCGGACAATTTACCGAGATGTATTTGCTGGTGTTGATGCGGATCTAGAAGAGCAAGTTGAGTGGGGTCTGTTCCAGAAAGTGGGTGACAAGACAACCCGCCGTACCGAAGTTTAACCTTTAGGGATTGGGTACAATAAGGATTGGGAACTAAGAAAAAGTTTTACCCAATCCTTAATCCTCAATACCTAATATCTTAATTACTGGCTGGATAGGCAGGAGTTTTTAAAATGGAAAGCGTTGCGTACATCTTAATTTTGACATTGGCAGTAGGTGTTCTATTCTTTGCGATCGCATTCCGCGAACCCCCCCGCATAGAAAACAAAAAAGACGAATAGATTGCTATTACAAGGCTTGTAAGTGCATATAACTTTGTATCCGCTGCTACCGTTATTTGGTGACAGCGGATATTTTGGTTTTGGCAATTATTTTAAGTTGTCAGTTGTTAGTGGTCAATGGTCAGTTGTCAGCGATGCACTGAGTTTCGACACTTCGACAGGCTCAGTGCAGCGCTGCGCGGTAATCGAGTTTCGACTACGCTCAACTGCCGCGAAGTCGAGATTCAACTACCGCTTGTCGAAGTGTTGTTTTTGATTCGGTTTAATACTCCCAAAGCGTAGAGCGCAAGTGGATGGAGTTTTTCTATGCCTCATGCCTCATGCCCCATGCCCTATGCCCTATGCCCTATGCCCTATGCCCTATGCCCTATGCCCTATGCCCCAGATTATATGATATAATTTCCTATCTGGAAGTTGATATGTGTTAATACTAGCTTTTGTACGCTAGGATGAAAAAGATGTAATTGTAGAAAGCTGCCCAGCAACTCGCATTATGCATCAATCGCACTTATGGCATAAACTTTACGGAGACTAGAACCAGGAACAAATCAGCATGGTCAATCAGAACTTAACCGCTACAGAAATTGGATTTACTCACGAAGATTTCGCTGCTCTACTTGACAAGTACGATTATCAC contains the following coding sequences:
- the hetI gene encoding 4'-phosphopantetheinyl transferase HetI is translated as MSGLNCMWLSAPTDLTLLPNDVHIWRIELDRPEAQLENLAATLSSDELTRAHRFHFQEHRQRFIAGRGILRQILGSYLGIEPQQVQFDYQHRGKPVLADTLASTGLFFNLSHSQGLALCAVNCDRLIGVDLEYIRPMSDVEALAQRFFLPREYDLMRSLPAEQKQEIFFRYWTCKEAYLKATGEGIAQLEKIEIVLTPTEPARLQTIKDWSLLEIVPAENYLAAVAVAGFGWQLKCWQY
- the psbB gene encoding photosystem II chlorophyll-binding protein CP47, translated to MGLPWYRVHTVVLNDPGRLISVHLMHTALVAGWAGSMALYELAIYDPSDPVLNPMWRQGMFVLPFMSRLGVTQSWGGWSVTSATATDPGFWSFEGVAAAHIVLSGLLFLAAVWHWVYWDLELFRDPRSGEPALDLPKMFGIHLFLSGLLCFGFGAFHLTGLFGPGMWISDPYGITGSVQAVAPEWGPAGFNPYNPGGVAAHHIAAGVVGIIAGLFHLTVRPPERLYKALRMGNIETVLSSSIAAVFFAAFVVAGTMWYGSATTPIELFGPTRYQWDQNYFAQEINRRVQSNVASGDSLSEAWSKIPEKLAFYDYVGNSPAKGGLFRTGPMVKGDGIAQSWQGHAVFTDAEGRELTVRRLPNFFETFPVLLTDADGVIRADIPFRRAESKYSFEQTGVTVSFYGGNLDGKTITNPADVKKYARKAQGGEIFEFDRETLNSDGVFRTSPRGWFTFGHAVFALLFFFGHLWHGSRTIYRDVFAGVDADLEEQVEWGLFQKVGDKTTRRTEV
- a CDS encoding photosystem II reaction center protein T; protein product: MESVAYILILTLAVGVLFFAIAFREPPRIENKKDE